A single window of Ignavibacteriota bacterium DNA harbors:
- a CDS encoding DUF4160 domain-containing protein produces the protein MPTISMFYGIMVRMFMGKSEHNPPHIHVSYGGYNASFDINKNELIEGKFPLKQTRLVQAWIELHQEDLLADWEIAQNGESPFKIEPLR, from the coding sequence ATGCCGACGATTTCAATGTTTTATGGAATAATGGTGAGGATGTTCATGGGAAAATCTGAACATAATCCGCCACATATCCACGTATCGTATGGTGGTTACAATGCATCATTCGATATTAATAAAAATGAATTGATAGAAGGTAAATTTCCATTAAAACAGACAAGATTGGTTCAAGCATGGATTGAATTGCATCAAGAAGATTTATTAGCAGATTGGGAAATAGCACAAAATGGGGAATCACCATTCAAAATTGAACCGTTGAGATAA
- a CDS encoding DUF2442 domain-containing protein: MMITVKRVEPKENYILELEFNNSEVKYFDMKEYLDHGIFKELQNPKLFNSVKVFFETINWDNGADLCPEVLYRKSTYDMNPN; this comes from the coding sequence ATTATGATAACAGTTAAAAGGGTTGAACCTAAAGAAAATTATATTTTGGAATTAGAATTTAATAATTCTGAGGTTAAGTATTTTGATATGAAAGAATATTTAGATCATGGAATATTCAAAGAACTTCAAAATCCAAAATTATTTAATTCAGTTAAAGTCTTTTTTGAAACAATAAATTGGGACAATGGAGCTGACCTATGTCCTGAAGTTCTATATAGAAAAAGCACTTATGATATGAATCCAAATTAA